The region TATGAACtggatttatttaattatttgcaATACCTCTAGCATCAAATCTGTAATGAATACTATcgcttttattttaaaattacaaaGAGGCAGTGTACTGATATCGGCAACTGGCCTTTATATTAACCAGCTTGTATCTTACATTGGCAAATTATTTGCCCAGTCACGCTAGGGTAAATACACCAAATCGGCAAAAGGGAAATCTCAGATTGATAATAAATGAAATAACTACACTAGGTCAAAATGAAATAACCACCAAGTTGGTTGGTTTCAATAAATCAAACCACAAAAGCTACAACATGGGATTTCAGATTTTTAAACTACATTCCGAATTCTCTAGACCAAATACATAGTCAATAAAAATGAACACTAATCTCAAAACCAAAATGATATAGCCACAAAGAAGCATTTCTTACAAACTAACCCTTGATAAACCTTATTCATACATGGCACCATCAACTAAAGCTTCACCTTCAATTAGTATGTTTACATGTAAAGCTACATTAGACTATTCTTCCTACCACTGAACTAAGAGTTAATCACTAAAAAGCTTCTAAAAGGATAACAATAAGAAAATTCATACCAGGAAGTAGGAAGAAAAAAACGCATAATAGTATTAAATCTATAACATTTCCCATTAAATATGTTATCAATAACCGGTCCAAATGTGACAAAAAAGATCAAATTTAAACTAACCCAATGTAAAAATATTAAAGCTCAAAAAAGCAAATTAAAAACAttcaaagaaaaagggaaaggccGACTTATAGCTCTCAAAACGACAACCTAAGCCGTCAAAACGACAGCACCACCAGCCTCCTTGATCTTCTTCTCTGCAATCTTGGAAATGAGCTTGGCCTTAACGACGAAGGGCCGATCCTCTGGGAGGGTCCCTTTGCCCAAGACCTTGAAATAGCCGAATTGAGAGACATCGATCATAGGCACGTTGTCCTTGGTGGCCTTGTCCTTGATCTCTTGAGGGACCATAGACCAGAGCTTGTCGATGTTGACAATGGGGCAGTAGAACTTGTTTCTGAGCTTGTGGAAGTACCTCATTCCGACCTTGCCGAAGTACCCAGGATGGTACTTGTCGAACAGGATCCGGTGGTGGTGCATGCCTCCGGCGTTACCTCTTCCTCCGGGATGCTTCCTGTGCTTCCCCACTCGTCCATGCCCGGCACTGACGTGGCCTCTCTTCTTGCGGTTCTTCTTGAATCGGGTAGTCATCTTCTCCTCCTCGAGATTTCGAACCCTCCTGCAACCAAACCCTATGCGGCAAAGGACGGGGAAGCTAGGGTTTTTCACCTTTATAGGGAAATTGTTGGGAGTCGTTATGGTCTGGGCTTTGCTTTTGGGATGAATGGTTGGACCAAATTGTGGCCCATTTGTCTAGTGCTATATTGCAAagggaatttttaaaaatatgtcTTTTATACCATTAATTtgcaaaaatataataattatacggggattatactttttttatttatatgtggAAATTTATTAAAGATCAAATTAAAGTATGGGAAACATAATTAGTTgctaattaaaatatgaaaatgccacatttttattatagttatattttttttgattttgaaagttattttattttatttttttcaattttttttttattttttcctatattttttaattatttttcaattattttttctttctttttttatttacttatttgttcttatattttttcatttttctttttttctaccaatttttttctttattctttttattttttctatttttctatttttccattcttcttcttcttattttcatttttattcatttatctattttttttatttaatttttctttttttgtcgattttcttttttttattttatttttgtatttattattttctccttccatttttttttcatttttcacacATGagcttttttctcttttttttcttcttcttctattttttccttttttttctaccaatcttttcattcatatttttttctttctatttttccattatctttattcttcttcttttcatttttattcatttatctattttttgtccttcatcatttcttttgttttgtttttttttccatatttttttagttttctttccttttttttccttctttttttgtacttattcttttctcattcaattttcttttttttcccattttttcacacatattttaacattacataattattttaatattttatttatttataatcttttattattgtgatttttttatagttttttcaaatcaattttttcagcattttattTTTACTGTAACatttataggaataccaaaatttggaaagaaaactaataaaaatatgaaaacatgaatgggtaactagttaccctgatggaaacattcaattctagaaaaaaaaaattatatgaagatgggagagaagagaaagagggtggatctggttttttttttttctatcttcagattTATGGAAACTTGTTACCTTcgtgttctttgtgtgtatatttctggggttaactggttacattcacgttttttgtgtgtatatttctaggggtaactagttaccttcacgttatgatgcgtgtgtatatttttggattctttatggtaactgattacctatattactaaaatcatagttacttcttcctatttttaatgaagtgttcttccttttttccattcaaatttgatgtttcttttcatatttaatatgagtaacccgtcacccgtcttatgataactggttaccccttttATAGCAGAAGGTTACtcctctcaggataactggttactcctcctggtacatgttatttaacctagttctataatttttttttacataattgtcaaagatcaatcaaatAACTGGTAACCTACacatgatttgaaaaaagaaacatacaatataaaaagaaggaaaaaatatttataataaataaaaataataataaacacaattgatataaaaaaaaaattgcgaaacaactaaagaaaaatttaatataaaattagttataaaaaaaaagctaaaaaaataataatcaaattacaaacatgtccttccaaattaaaaaacttgattaagagtaaaactatggcataaaccaatttttatacaaaaatataagaaaataaaccTATAAAAgtgaaaatctaaaaaaaaaaagtcatagattaactttttttttaaaaaaagccatattttttaacactctattaaaaatctcatataaaatgtaatttcaaaTATTTCAAAACGGTGTATAATTTTGCCAAAACAAATTAGGACTAAGTTGTCTCTTGgcccaaaaaaagaaaaatacaaaattacatatttttttaaacttCTTTACATAAATATTGGATTTTaacttttctcaaaatatatgaCTTATTCaattttaacttaattatatGCTATTAaacttttcatatttttgtataattttGAAATAATGCTATATGTTTTAATTAAGTATAATGCTTTCAGTTTTGTATCATTTTTAGGTTAATTTTGTCATATCAGTTTTGTATTATATGAAACtactttaaataaatatatatatatatatttatagtgttCCAAATTGAAAAGGGTGAGTAATAAGAATGAGCATTGCTACGAGTTTAGTGTCCGTAATAATATTCTATAAGAATTACTTATGAGATATGTTATAGAGCACTCACATTGGGTGAGTTATATtaccaaaatatgtaaaaaataactaaaactaACAAAAATGTGTATACATTGGATGAtgtattttacaaatatttttacataaaGCTACAGTACCAAGCTATATTTAATGTATACTATTCATCCTTTAAcccaatattataatattaaaatatattatgatattattgatagttataaaaaatatttgaaatgaataaaaaatgtttgaaaatataatatttaaatgatatagagaaaaaaatagagaatctgatgtatggtaaaatgtaaaacttagaggtaaaatagaaaaatgtgtgttttttggAGGTATTTTAAAAGTTGAAGTAGAGCACCGGATGGGAGTGCTCAAGTGATATAATATATGAAAATGTAGTAaacaatataattataatattgtgtCTTATCAGTGTAATACattttgttcttttctttttatacTGTTTGGTAGAAGAAAGGAAAGTTCGGAGAGAAgtgggaagaagaaaaaaatacatGTTGCTGGAAAGAAAAGTAAATGGAAGAAAAACAAGCTAGTAGACCCCACTAATATTTTTCTCTccaaaattagagagaaaagtAAGAAGAAAATCTTTATTATacacatttaaattaaaattacttatttaCGTTTTTCttcaattcaaaatttaattcaTATAAAATTGTTAAATTGTaattttacttctaagttttttcTTATCACCTATTTATATTGCTcattacttttcttttctttcaaccaaacatatgatttaaaaaaaaaaaaaaatgatgcaaAATGACTTTTAATattgtgtgaaagtaagtaaatgtctatgcttttaattttgtagtaaaataacctaatcatctatttaatattacatattaccaaatacaccctttaacaaattactattttattctaaatattttaataatatggtatatgtatattaattttgtttaattagtttttattttaaagttattttgattttttttcgttttttatgggttattgaatgatataccataccacaaaatatatatactgagttgaaaaataatataccatcaaaacttacaaaattattactaaaaaatgtatatactatactaacaaagttatatactaccaataaaatgtatataccatgatacaaaattatatactactactatgcataataaaatagaaagtaaatatcacaaaaaaaaaaattatataccataccacaaaaaacatatacactaattggaaaataatataccaacaacctataaaaaacttaaaaaatcaatataactttaaaataaaaactaattaaacaaaactaatatgcatataccactatattaaagtcatacagtcctaaataaataaataaattataaaaaatggcaatttaggtaatcaacaatataaaatggtcatttatctacaattttaaaaataaggacattagcttcttgataACTTTATTTTGGGCTATTTCCTATAATTTCTCAAACAAAAAAAGTTGTACCTTTTCTGTTCTGATGGCTATTATTGGGTTTTGTGGGTCTTCTGGCCCTGGGTCATGGCCcgtgaattttttttcaaaactttcattaaaatagtgacttgtttttttaatagaaaaagAGGAAATTATactttatatgagatttttaatagagtgtgcaaaaatatgatttttttttcaaaaaaggttaatctatgacttttttttaagaattttcacttttatgggtttattttcccatatttttgtataaaaattggtttatgccatagttttactcttaatcaaatttggaagggtatgtttgtaatttgattattatttttttaggttatttgttttttatattgtttttatattactaattttatattaaatttttctttggttgttttgcaattttttttttgtaatataaattgtttttaaaattattatttatttattataaacattttttttaagattgtatgtttttttttcaaattttgggtagggtaaccagttacttgattgatcttaaaaaaaaaatcatagagctaggttaaataacatgcaccaggaggggtaaccagttatcctaagatgagtaactttctgccataagagaggTAACCAGTTATCTAAGAGgagtgacgagttactcatattaaatatgaaaagaaacatcaaatttgaaggaaaaaattggaa is a window of Humulus lupulus chromosome 4, drHumLupu1.1, whole genome shotgun sequence DNA encoding:
- the LOC133830246 gene encoding large ribosomal subunit protein uL15x-like, whose product is MTTRFKKNRKKRGHVSAGHGRVGKHRKHPGGRGNAGGMHHHRILFDKYHPGYFGKVGMRYFHKLRNKFYCPIVNIDKLWSMVPQEIKDKATKDNVPMIDVSQFGYFKVLGKGTLPEDRPFVVKAKLISKIAEKKIKEAGGAVVLTA